The Montipora foliosa isolate CH-2021 chromosome 6, ASM3666993v2, whole genome shotgun sequence genome includes the window GTTCAGACCCTTtagaaataaaacgttttgttcctgGTATTTCCATATAATTCAAATATAAATGCTacattaggaaaataacacaaacagcggtgataaacattgtattccaacgcatacaatgtttatcaccgctgtttgtgttattttcctaatgaagctacgatggcctaagaacaagagtttatacgataaaatgctacattataatgcaaatacaatcaAATACATGCAAATACAAATACGATCTTAatcccgggaaatttgaattggtacaacattgagtaagCCGATTAGGTGTATATCGAGAGACCAATTAGCCGATTAGTGCACACACGcgtacccaacaatgttgacgGGGGTGGGGAGGGACGGCTTCAACtccaaaagaaatgttgaatgaatgttcaagcaaagtttaaacctttttacactcattcaacatcgattcaacttcgattcagcatgtttcaacacggttaaAAAGGGTGGGCAAACGCTTTTAACATCCTGTTCaaaaaatcgaacggatgttgaagcaaatgtagAAGCTGTTTGCCCGTGCCTTAGAAAGtttgcaacatttcttttgttaccgtgaatgttgaatgaagttgaaactgTTTTTCCCCATGTTTCAACATTGATGGGTATACGCGTGCACACTAATCGGGCTCTCAATGACGTGTCCAtatccgtatccatagtaacaaccgcggctgcagcctgggactgaataccaggctTCTCGTGAagtttgttgaatcaaatgtcgatgatgtgttgaaaccgtttgtcCACCCCAGTCTCCaacagtcaacatcgttcaacaaaatccaacggatgttgaagcaaattttgAAGCCGTTTGCCCTGGCCTTTAGGTCAATAACAAGCGATTTAATTATTTGCTATTTTATATTCATTAACAGGTAGTTTCCAGTGTTGAGAATGAAAGCAAACCCGTCCAAGCTTTAGATGTGTCACAAGATGGACAGCGGTTGGTCATTGGTGGCACAGGAAACGGTGTTCAAATTGTGACGCTTACGTGAAGATGACAGTGAAAATGTTTGGGACTTCCCGGCGATTCGAGGTTTTCATTAGTCAAGTCAAATCAAGTTTATTGATTTATCATGAAACTCCTTTGAAAATCAATCTCTGTTAATTGAGAAGTTTCTTCCTTCTTCGGGATTGTAAAATGGGTGGATATGGTTCTATAATTCAAGACACAAATTTAATTAAGGTGTTTTTTTTGCCGAAAGTAACCTTTAGGTTCGgtttttttccaatttccatTAGTGTCATATTCGGGCTTTTTCGGAACACCGACTTCGTTGATCCAGcattaaaggtatttttggcctttaaaaagttatttacagcaattttcCAGACACGTACGTACATGTTTCCCTATATTTTAAAAGAGTGAAACTTTCAATGTACGTCTAAAGAAACTTTAAAGGCAGAtggatatatattttaaaaatgttatttctgacgGGTGTGCAAGCGAACAAGgctgaaataactattttgtcggcacgagATACAACATGGGCCTGGGTTACAGGCCGGGGTATCATGGGTAGGGTTTCAGGGGTATATAAGACCGAGTATAACACGTGGCTGTCATCTAGGCTTCAGAACCAACCGCgttctttcgtttcgtttcgtttaattcttttgtctttttgccgtaatgtcggttaccaaagaCGAAGTGTCCGACCTAATTAGAGCCAACAACAATCAGTTAATGGCCTCCTTTAAGGAGCTGCTCAAGGACACTGCAGGTCAGATTAAGCGTGCCAACGAGACTTCGACAGAACAGCAAATGAAAGAGATCAAGAAACTGAAATTTCAAGAGCCGCAtaagtttaaaagaaaagccaACGAGGACCAGTTCAAGTTCAATCTCAAGCTTGCGGAAACCTTCGACAGCGCCAAGTCTGCCGCTGAGAAGTCCAACCTTGAGAAAGTCAAGTCTGACCTCGAAGAAGGTGAGAAATTGCTCGTCGAACGGCAGAAGCATATTCTTCTCGCCGACAAGTCTGAATACGGTTGGAGTACGGTCGAAGAATACAAACAACACGATCTAGCAGATGATTCAGAGGACGAAAAACGCATCCACGGTGCTGAGAGACGTGCCCGTGCAGCCACGTTTTCTCGAAAGAAGAAGAAGTCTTCAGCAATGGCTGCGACTAAAACATCTTCCCCGCTCAGCAGGTCGGTTTCGTCTTCAAGTTCCCAATCACAACCTCTGTCCTTCCAGCCAGCCGCGACCAATTCCGGTTTCCCGTCTCGTCGTCCTAACATTAGCACATGCTTCGCTTGTGGAAAGGCCGGCCATTGGCGTGCCTGCTGCCCCGCGATGACAACACAGTCCAACTCTTCAACTTCAAAGTGACTAGATGAGCAGGATTTATCAGATATCTTCCAATCCGGTTTTTGGGACTTTGATCAGGACGCTCTGCCTAACGGTCCCGTGCAGGGGTTAGCTGACAGGCTGAAGACGACAGTACTGTCCTCGAAGGCCACCATTACATCATTGCTGTACTACCGTGCTTACCGCAAGTGGAAGCAATTCGCCATTAGTATGTTTGACGGGAATGTTTTCCCCGCTAAACCCTTTCATGTTGCATTGTACTTACAACACCTTATCGAGCAATCCCATTCCCCTAGTGTAATTGATTCTGCCTTTTATGGCATAAAGTGGGCTCATAGTATGGCTGGTATCCCTTCTCCCACGGATAACCCTATTGTCGAGGCCACCAGGTCTGCTTCAAAAAGGCTTCTTGGTACTGCTATCGTTAACCGCAAGGAGCCCGTTTCATCTAGTGTGATTCATGACATTATTAGCCGTTCTAACCTTGACAACCCTGTTGAGCTGCGCAATATTACCTTGTATATTTTGTCATTTGCCGGTTTCTTCAGGTTCGACGATGTTTCCAGGATAAGGAGGAATGACGTTTTCTTTAATGAGGGATTCGTGGTTATTAAAGTCCCCAAAAGTAAGAACGACCAGCTTCGTCGAGGAGACGAGGTAGTTATTTCCGAGCTTCCTAGTGGTGCGTGTCCTGTCAAGCTCCTTAAAAGGTATCTctcgaaatttcaaattcctcCAGATTCCAGGGATCTGATTTTTAGACCCATTTCCAAGGGAAAGGATTCTTTTAAGTTGATAGCCCCCGATAGGCCTATTAGTTACAGTACTATGAGGGAAGCTTTCAGGCGGGATTTGAAGGCCATTGGGGCCGACCCTTCCAAGTTCGGGCTGCACTCTCTGCGTTCGGGTGGCGCGACTATGGCAGCTAACAGTGGTGTCAGTGACAGAGTGTTTCAGCGACACGGTCGCTGGAAGTCCGTGCAAGCCAAAGACACATATGTTGACGACGACCTTGATCAAAGGCTTTCTGTTTCCAAATTCCTCGGGCTCTAAGCCATGTAAGCTAATAGTGTCTATTTATCTTGCCTTTTGCCCAATTCTTTGTCACTCTAGATAGGGGTTGTTCTCGCCAGGCCctcccaaaataaacttatttggttCAGCGATGAtgtgttgttttttgttgtggAGTGGAGACAAAATATGTTATTTCTGACGGGTGAGCAAGCGAACAAGgctgaaataactattttgtcggcacgagATACAACATGGGCCTGGGTTACAGGCCGGGGTATCGTGGGTAGGGTTTCAGGGGTATATAAGACCGAGTATAACACGTGGCTGTCATCTAGGCTTCAGAACCAACCGCgttctttcgtttcgtttcgtttaattttttctttgcttagTTCCTTCTTTTCCTGGTATCATGCATCCAGTCTGGTTGAATCGGCTATTCTAATTTCATTCTTGTAAAGCCTTCGTAGGATGGGCTTCTAATCGCTTGGAGCTTGAgccatggttcctacccagatttcctgcacattttcttttttccccagaggggttttttctggcaggttttttctggcctccgttcgAACCGCATTTTCTTTGTTAGTGGTTGCTCAGCTCTGCTAGTTTTAAGGCTTTTGTCCGTTTTATTCTTGTATTTGTACTCTAAGCTATATTGTATTTATAATGTACGTAGGAGTTGGTGATCCCCcgcctaactggcagcctaactggcacaGAGCTGGAAAGCTTATCTGGGGATGTAGGCCAAGATGGCCTGTTTATATTATAGTTTAATTTAATGTCGGAGttgatgttccccagcctaactggcacaaAGCTTCTAACCAGAGCTTATTTGGGGTAGGACGCCAGGATGGCCTGTTTATCTTATAGTCAAATATAATGGCGGAGCTGATGTCCTCCAGCCTAACTGGTACCAAGACTGTTTACTTATTTGTAGAATTAGGCCATATATTGAGTGTTTTGGCTTACCAGCCCTACTGGTACTAT containing:
- the LOC138004984 gene encoding integrase/recombinase xerD homolog; amino-acid sequence: MAGIPSPTDNPIVEATRSASKRLLGTAIVNRKEPVSSSVIHDIISRSNLDNPVELRNITLYILSFAGFFRFDDVSRIRRNDVFFNEGFVVIKVPKSKNDQLRRGDEVVISELPSGACPVKLLKRYLSKFQIPPDSRDLIFRPISKGKDSFKLIAPDRPISYSTMREAFRRDLKAIGADPSKFGLHSLRSGGATMAANSGVSDRVFQRHGRWKSVQAKDTYVDDDLDQRLSVSKFLGL